Genomic DNA from Oncorhynchus nerka isolate Pitt River linkage group LG17, Oner_Uvic_2.0, whole genome shotgun sequence:
catcactacagacaccctggttcgaatccaggctgtatcacaactggctgtgattgggagtcccatagggcggctcacaattggcccagcgtcgtccggatttggccggtgtaggctgccattgtaaataagaatttgttcttaaaggtTAAATGTAAATAACAAAAATGTTAGAAGCACCTTTGATTACACCTGtgagtttttctgggtaagtctctaagagctttacacacctggattgtgcaaaatATGCCCATTATTTTTTTCAGAATTCCTCAAGCTCTGTAAAATTGGTTAttaacaaccattttcaggtcttggcattgattttcaagcagatttaaataAAAACTGTGTCGCTATCTATCCATGGTTTGGTTTGAATAAGTTTGACGGCCCGCAACctttcccagtccacgtgatcaaaacagtcAGACCAATGTTGAACAGTCCTTACCACGGGTGCTTCCTGCTTAAGTTTCTGCCTATTGGCGGGGAGGAGCAGGATGGAGGCGTtgtctgatttgccaaagggatgGCAGGGGAGGACCTTGCAGTCGTCCCTGAAGGGAGAGTATCAACAGTCAAGCGTGTTCTCTCCGCATGTAGCACAGGAGATATGTTGATCGAATTTTCGGCAGCGTTTTCCTCAGATTTCCTTTATTTAGGTCCCCAGGTACAATAGTCACcggcctcaggatatatggtttccagtttgcagcCTCAGCTCCTCAGTTCCTTGAGAGCCATCACAGTGTCAGCTTGGGGGGGATATTTACACGGCAGTAACAATAACCAAAGAAAATTATCATCTCGGGAGGTAATGCAGTCAGCATTTGATGGTGAGGTATTCCAGATCAGGAGAACAAAATGACTTCCgttaccacaatcacaccatgagttgttaatcataaTCATATTCCTCCACCTCTGTTTTTCCCAGAAAGTGATTTCTTGCTGTCCGGGCGATGAACTGAGAATCCCGCTGGCCGTATGGATGGGGACAATTTATCCAGAGAGTGCCATGGTTCCgtaaaacagagtatgttaccgTCCCTTGTGTCTCTCTGAAAgaagatcctcgccctgagctcatcTACTTTGTTGTTCAGGGACTGAAtgttagcgagtaatatactcggaagcagtGGATGGTTTGCTCGCCACCTGAGCCTGACCAAGGACCCCACTTCTCGGGTGTCGACGGTTTGCCTCAGAGAATCCAAAACAAAGGATCCAGGTGAGGGAAATCACATTTCTGGTGTGTGACCACCAATCTAATGTCCAAACAGTTATTTTGGGCTGTAGGTAATAATACTAGAAACGTTCTGAGCAAATAATGTAAGaagcacaacaacaaaaatactgcAAAGCTGGCTAGGAGCTGGAAACAGGGTGATTGTCATTCGGAGCATTCTTGTTAATATTGGCAGAATGTGTGCCAGAGTCTGGTCTAATGGTAGCGCTGCTGATTACGGACTACATATCCGCCTGGTGTCTAGGCCCttcatgtctgtgtgtgcccCTTCTAcatgcatctccctctctcctttctgatctttaagcaataaggcatgaaaAGCCCATGGATTATTGTAAGAATAACACAGGACTAAAGGCTGTTTTCTTAGGCACGACGGGAAGCGGGGGAATGGTGGagatggcaacaacaaaaaaatggcaCCATTGTTGCACAGATCAGAGAGGCAGGCAGCTAGGTTTATACAAACCCTTACAGTTGCAGCCCAAAAAAATCTTGTCTAGATACTTCTTTTCCAGGGGACATGAAGTTCATGAATTGCCTGCATggggctgtgggacagtggatgTGCATTGAACTGTTAACAGGCATTACCCGGGAATTGTCGTGAATAACTCCCTgctatcaaccaatcagcatctaGGACCCAAACATCCCCATTTTATAATAACACTTAGATAGCTTATGAAACGCACACCTAAATAAACATTTGAGGTTGATCAATCAGTGTCCACAGCACTGACCAATGAGATCTGACCCAAATACACTGTAAGTCTATGCTCTAACCTGATAAGATCTTCtctatccaggaacagtttggctCTGCGCTGTACGGTGTAGTCAGGGAAGGCCAGTCGGCCAGAGTTGACCAGTAGGATGGTGTAGAGCTGACCCTGACCCCCTCCggccgtctcctcctcctccagaccGTCtgtcagggagaagaggaggaggacgcgAGAGAACACAGCCCTGGGGCCGCGATGCAGACGTACACAGGAACCAGCTAGCTGCTTCGCCCTGGAGAGGAGAGATTATTAGTGTAGGAGTGTGCCTGAGGACGGTTGTGTGTTTAAGGCAGCTGACCTCGTCACATATGCAATCCTCTGCCTGCGTAGGAACGAATGCCTGTCCCAATGTAACTCCCGTCTGTACACTTTATCCCATTCCATCAGTCTCCCATTCCATCTGTCCCCCATTCCATCAGTCTCCCATTCCGTCAGTCCCCCATTCCGTCAGTCTCCCATTCCATCAGTCTCCCATTCCATCAATCACCCATTCCATCAGTCACCCATTCCATCAGTCCCCCATTCCATCAGTCCCCCATTCCATCAGTCCCCCATTCCATCAGTCCCCCATTCCATCAGTCCCCCATTCCATCAGTCTCCCATTCCATCAGTCTCCCATTCCATCAGTCTCCCATTCCATCAGTCCCCCATTCCATCAGTCTCCCATTCCATCAGTCTCCCATTCCATCAGTCCCCCATTCCATCTGTCTCCCATTCCATCAGTCCCCCATTCCATCAGTCTcccattcatttacatttacatttaagtcatttagcagacgctcttatccagagcgacttacaaattggtgcattcaccttatgacctccagtggaacagtagtgcatctaaatcttttcagggggagggggggtgagagggattactttatcctatcctaggtattccttaaagaggaacTGATTCCATCAGTCCCCCATTCCATCTGTCTCCCATTCCATCAGTCCCCCATTCCATCAGTCTCCCATTCCATCAGTCACCCATTCCATCAGTCTCCCATTCCATCAGTCTCCCATTCCATCAGTCACCCATTCCATCAGTCACCCATTCCATCAGTCACCCATTCCATCAGTCTCCCATTCCATCAGTCCCCCATTCCATCTGTCTCCCATTCCATCAGTCTCCCATTCCATCAGTCACCCATTCCACCTGTCCCCCATTCCATCAGTCTCCCATTCCATCAGTCCCCCATTCCATCAGTCTCCCATTCCATCCGTGAATGACTCTAGAATATGTCACTAGAgcccctcccctctcacctcttTAGTATGACAGTCCCAATGTTGTTCTGTCCAGGGGCCAGGGCGAACAGAGACCTCTGTCTGCTCAGCTTCAGGAGTCCCTCCACCAGCTGATGTTTCTGGGTACCAGACCCAGGGCCCCCCAGGTGGAACGTCTTAGCCAGGCTACGAAGCTCCGGGGCGGGCAGCAGGTCCAGCACCTCCCCAAGCTCCTGGAGGTCACTGTCTGGAAAACAGTTGAGGATGTTGGGCATTGGATGGTAGGGGTTGGTTAGGGATGAACATTTGAGTGACTTCCCACTGTTAGCGTGACAGAGTGGAAATTCAACCCTCCGCACCATTAACACAACACACTCAAGAAGCACAGTCAATACTGACTCAGTAAAGACATGTCTGGCATCCAGGGCTTCAGCACCTCTAGATCCCAGGAAGGCAGTAGAAATGCACTTAGCCATTCACtacattagcatttagcataatACCATTCAAGACCTTTCAACAATTAGAATTTAGCATAATACCATTCAAGACCTTTCAACAATTAGCATTTAGCATAATCCCATTGAAGTCCATTCATTCAACTGTTGGTAGGAAGCTTCCTTTCACCAGGTCCTGAGCTCCAAGTCCTAGATCAGCCTAGTGTTAGCATAACACCATTCAAGTCCATTCAACAGTTAGCATGTAGCATAAAACAATTCCAGTCCAATCACTCACCTGTCTGTAGGAAACCTCCTTCCACCACCTCCTGAGCTACAGGTCCCAGGTCAGTGCTAATCTCATTATAGTTTAGCTTGTTGACCTGGAGCCACTTCAGTTTCCTCTGGAACAGTCTCACATACAGCTTCTGTCCTGTCactgagaggaagaagaggcaAATTAGCAAGACTggttgatgataaaaatagtagtCAAAAAATGCTAAACGTGTACTACTACATGAAATTCTAttgtacaatgtgattttatatGATCTTGTGTTATAAATCATGTATGTTCAAAAACACATTTGCAGAACACTTTCCTGTAGCCTTTATGTATGCATTCATAAAGCCCTTATAACAGCTATATAAAAcataacatttgtcataagacaGTCATGTTTGTTCTATTCTACACACCTGACAGACGCTCAAAGCCGTGTATGGCTGAAAGGTCTTCTTGATTGAACAGCATCCTATCGTCTTCATTCTCCAGCACTGCCTCTAGCACGGTCAGGAAGTTACCCAGGTAGTACGGTAACCGCGGTGACTCGGAATCTTGCTCATCAGTTCCTCTGTCTGTGTCAGGCTCTGTCAGCTGATCACTGCTACCGGTCactggggattcttcttgttcttcttgtTCTCCTTCTTCCTCTAGTTTTACTTTTCTTCTCTGACGCTCCTCCTCGGGCACCTCTGTGCTGCTCTTCAAAAGAGTGTCACAGTTACCAGTTGAAGATTCTGCTGTTCCGTGCTGCTTATCATCatcagctgttgttgttgttgacgtaAGGAGTTTGTTTATAGTGAGGTCATCATCTGGTTCTTCACCATCTCTCTTCTCAAATCTGGCTTTCTTGCTGCGAGTAGACATCCTCTGTGTTTTAACAGAGACCTCCGCTTTCCCTCCTTTCTTCCTCTTGTTCAGTCTGGATGGAGCATAGGACAGAGGTCGCGGGGCCATAGAAACTACCGGAGACAATGATTCTAATATAGATTCggattctaaacattctaaagtTTCTTCTCTGCTTTCTACCTGAGGTCTGCCCAGTGAAATAGTAAAGTGACTTTCCACTGTGACATttgttgtctctgtgtccatTAAGCATGTTGTCTGGTCACCAAATCCCTGAGGGAGGTGGTTCTCCTTCTGAGATCTGCTCAGCTCCTCAGACCTTATGGCTCTCTCTGGGGACTCCTGGATGGTGATGATGTCATCAACCTGCGACTCTATGTCCTCAGGGGACTTCAGCCTTTGCTTCAGGCCCCTCCTGGAGAGCTTAGAGGACAGCCTGCTACATATGTCAATGGGCCTGACTACAGTCTTActgctcatctctctggtgttTACCTgctgagaagaagaagaagcactAGACTTTTTAAAGTATGGGCTGGTGTTGGCCTCTCGCTGAGGCTTTTCCTCCTTTGGACAGGAAGGCCCTGTGTCTGGATCATGGTCCTTACTGGCCCTCCTGGAAGGAGAGTGAGACGATGCCAGCTTTGTTGTAGTAACAATGTTACAGGCTGAAGCAGTATCCATGGACGCACCATCTTCCCTCTGAAAGTTCTGACACTGTGAGTCAATGTGTTGGTTTATCCTGAACCGTGGCACTAGCTGACCACACAGAGGACATGGCAGTCTAGGTGGCGGGGCGTTGTTGAAGAATGATGAGATGGAGGCTGTACCAGGACATGCATTGGCACTCTTCTTACCATCTTTACTACTGACATATCCTTTCCTCTTCGTTATTGAGAGGCTTCTCTGTTTGCGTTTGTTTCCTTTCTCTGCCATGATGTTTCAACTGTTGTTGTTTTCACGTTTTGTCTACAAAAAACAGGGGCTGATATTCTATTATGTAGCTATCTTGACAGTAACTTGCAAATGTAGGTCTACCACCAATCTGTAAAGTGAGAGAGGCAAAGATTACAGAACGCTTCACTCCGTTCTCTTAACTCCGTTCTCTTCGAGGCAGAGTTGAGTTTTTGATAACCGGTCGCGGGATTTGATAGCAATAACACTGATT
This window encodes:
- the fan1 gene encoding fanconi-associated nuclease 1, translating into MAEKGNKRKQRSLSITKRKGYVSSKDGKKSANACPGTASISSFFNNAPPPRLPCPLCGQLVPRFRINQHIDSQCQNFQREDGASMDTASACNIVTTTKLASSHSPSRRASKDHDPDTGPSCPKEEKPQREANTSPYFKKSSASSSSQQVNTREMSSKTVVRPIDICSRLSSKLSRRGLKQRLKSPEDIESQVDDIITIQESPERAIRSEELSRSQKENHLPQGFGDQTTCLMDTETTNVTVESHFTISLGRPQVESREETLECLESESILESLSPVVSMAPRPLSYAPSRLNKRKKGGKAEVSVKTQRMSTRSKKARFEKRDGEEPDDDLTINKLLTSTTTTADDDKQHGTAESSTGNCDTLLKSSTEVPEEERQRRKVKLEEEGEQEEQEESPVTGSSDQLTEPDTDRGTDEQDSESPRLPYYLGNFLTVLEAVLENEDDRMLFNQEDLSAIHGFERLSVTGQKLYVRLFQRKLKWLQVNKLNYNEISTDLGPVAQEVVEGGFLQTDSDLQELGEVLDLLPAPELRSLAKTFHLGGPGSGTQKHQLVEGLLKLSRQRSLFALAPGQNNIGTVILKRAKQLAGSCVRLHRGPRAVFSRVLLLFSLTDGLEEEETAGGGQGQLYTILLVNSGRLAFPDYTVQRRAKLFLDREDLIRYEAAMRALQEVITAMQTGHWEDALGLYTAAKMTWQETSKTYDLSHQEELPVFLRCFTTGWAYTRILSRGVEVLQRLRCYKEAVKELRSLLSQSVYCPDSRGRWWDRLALNLQQHLKLPEQAISSIRDGLSDPLVRTGHQLSLHQRANRMKESPSYKNYHLVLSDLPTIHVNDVTHVTIRGQLFPHEGGTGKNVFLMPAEEGAEGGYSTVMCSVEELSLAHYRRQGFDQGIHGEGSTFSTLFGLLLWDVIFMEGIPDVFRNPYQPCPLDLFTDCFYGNRREAIETRVQVLCEASIETLHNLMAEAWTNQEGKVCSLVNWERFSSLQRAQSLVSCLGGSFLGGMITRMAKDYRHCRAGLPDLVVWNTSNNTYKLVEVKGPSDKLSQKQQIWLDELQRLGADVEVCHVTATGARGAWLE